A part of Aurantimicrobium sp. MWH-Uga1 genomic DNA contains:
- a CDS encoding ABC transporter substrate-binding protein yields MGLNKIAATIVAGALALTLAGCSGGEVTPTATPTPVKPSGDGVLRIGDMTPVTGDLAAYSASQAAGIELAVREINEQGGYNKVPVEVLHRNAGDGDVAATEASFNDLVSRGVDVIIAPASTGVAETLVELVAKNDANVAIVSIATKDNAPKGATVTAVKADDAFVAQLKSSDPSVTEYGYGAESYDLTIASALAATVSKDDGGASITQGLIAVTNQAGFKCTSYGMCVSAVNDKQAINYVGPAGQINYDTETGVAYFGKTIVVEKKKK; encoded by the coding sequence GGTGCGCTCGCACTCACGTTGGCTGGATGCTCCGGCGGTGAGGTAACACCCACTGCTACCCCAACTCCCGTGAAGCCTTCGGGTGACGGTGTGCTGCGCATTGGTGACATGACTCCAGTCACAGGCGACCTAGCTGCGTACTCTGCTTCTCAAGCTGCCGGTATTGAACTTGCTGTTCGTGAAATCAATGAACAGGGCGGCTACAACAAGGTTCCCGTCGAGGTCTTGCACCGCAACGCCGGTGACGGCGATGTGGCAGCAACTGAAGCCAGCTTCAATGATCTGGTCTCTCGTGGTGTCGACGTCATTATTGCTCCTGCCTCCACGGGTGTTGCTGAAACCTTGGTCGAGCTGGTGGCTAAGAACGACGCCAACGTGGCTATTGTCTCTATTGCCACCAAGGACAACGCGCCCAAGGGTGCGACAGTTACTGCAGTGAAAGCAGACGACGCTTTCGTTGCACAGCTGAAGAGCTCCGACCCTTCCGTGACCGAATACGGTTACGGTGCGGAGTCCTATGACCTCACTATTGCCTCAGCACTGGCAGCAACGGTTTCCAAAGATGACGGTGGCGCCTCGATTACTCAGGGCCTCATTGCTGTGACTAACCAGGCGGGCTTTAAGTGCACCAGCTACGGCATGTGCGTCTCTGCTGTTAACGATAAGCAGGCCATCAATTACGTGGGTCCTGCAGGCCAGATTAACTACGACACAGAAACCGGCGTTGCCTACTTTGGCAAGACCATCGTCGTAGAGAAGAAGAAAAAGTAG
- a CDS encoding ABC transporter substrate-binding protein, with product MREISLRTRALGGLALAATSALVLAGCASGSSDGGSSEAAYTAADCAADSTSENTFKVGTILPVTGSLAFLGPPEIAGVGLAVADINAAGGVNGMDACLYQTDSGDSSDMSVSTASAEDLIKQKVSVVIGTASSSVSLNVVDSFTEAGIVQISPADTSAALSGYSPFYFRTAPPDTVQGSALGQLIVGDGNSTVAFLVFNDSYGTGLRDSTEAAIVEGGGSVVYGGTGKGQEFPPAQTTFSSEVTAALATNPDALVVIAFDETKAIIPELVAQGWTMANTYFTDGNTGSFEKDFEAGTLEGAQGTIPGAAPSDEVKALLGKYWSDVQGEELTDFSYAAESYDSTILAALAATLGGDNTPATIQANLKAVSGANGGEKCTTYTACVDLIKAGKDIQYQGPSSVGPFNDKNDPSSAFIGIYKYNDVNVPVWASAVEGKS from the coding sequence ATGCGAGAAATTTCTCTCCGCACTCGTGCACTCGGTGGTCTGGCTCTCGCAGCTACGTCAGCACTGGTGCTGGCTGGTTGTGCGTCTGGATCTTCCGACGGTGGCTCAAGCGAGGCTGCATACACCGCAGCTGACTGTGCCGCTGACAGCACCAGCGAAAACACCTTCAAGGTAGGAACTATCCTCCCCGTAACCGGTTCGCTTGCGTTCCTCGGCCCACCCGAAATTGCTGGTGTTGGCCTTGCAGTAGCTGACATCAACGCAGCTGGTGGCGTAAACGGTATGGACGCCTGCCTCTACCAGACTGACTCTGGTGACTCAAGCGACATGTCTGTCTCTACCGCTTCAGCTGAAGACCTCATCAAGCAGAAGGTTTCTGTTGTCATTGGTACAGCATCTTCGAGTGTTTCTCTCAACGTTGTTGACTCGTTCACCGAGGCAGGCATTGTGCAGATCTCTCCTGCTGACACCTCTGCAGCTCTTTCTGGCTACAGCCCCTTCTACTTCCGTACTGCACCACCAGACACCGTTCAGGGTTCTGCTCTCGGTCAGCTGATCGTCGGTGACGGAAACTCAACTGTTGCATTCCTCGTATTCAACGACTCCTACGGAACCGGTCTTCGTGACTCGACCGAAGCTGCAATCGTTGAAGGTGGCGGAAGCGTTGTTTACGGTGGAACCGGTAAGGGTCAGGAGTTCCCTCCTGCTCAGACCACCTTCTCCTCCGAAGTAACTGCAGCACTTGCAACCAACCCTGACGCTCTTGTTGTCATCGCATTCGATGAGACCAAGGCAATCATCCCCGAGCTCGTAGCTCAGGGCTGGACCATGGCTAACACCTACTTCACCGATGGAAACACCGGATCCTTCGAGAAGGACTTTGAAGCAGGTACCCTCGAAGGTGCTCAGGGAACCATCCCTGGTGCAGCTCCTTCGGACGAGGTAAAGGCACTCCTCGGCAAGTACTGGTCTGACGTTCAGGGCGAAGAGCTCACTGACTTCAGCTACGCTGCTGAGTCCTACGACTCGACCATCCTTGCTGCTCTCGCAGCAACCTTGGGCGGCGACAACACCCCAGCAACTATTCAGGCAAACCTGAAGGCAGTTTCTGGTGCTAACGGCGGCGAAAAGTGCACCACTTACACCGCTTGTGTTGACCTGATCAAGGCTGGCAAGGACATTCAGTACCAGGGTCCATCTTCGGTTGGTCCTTTCAACGACAAGAATGACCCATCCTCCGCGTTCATCGGTATCTACAAGTACAACGATGTCAACGTTCCAGTATGGGCATCTGCTGTTGAGGGTAAGTCCTAA
- a CDS encoding ABC transporter substrate-binding protein, with product MRELSLRTRALSGLALAATSALVLAGCASGSSDNASGATYAAADCAADSTSDNTFKVGTLLPTTGNLAFLGPPEIAGVGLAVADINAAGGVNGTDACVYNTDSGDSSDMSVSTASAEDLIQQKVSFVLGAASSSVSLNVVDAITEAGIVQISPANTAAALSGYSPFYFRVAPPDTVQGNALGQLITGDGNSSVAFLVFNDSYGTGLRDSTEAAINEAGGEVVYGGKGKGQEFPPSQTTFSSEVTAALAANPDALVVIAFDETKAIIPELVAQGWDMANTYFVDGNTSSFEADFEAGTLEGAQGTIPGAAPSDELKALLSKYWSDVQGEELTDFIYAAESYDATMLAALAATKGGDNTPATIQANLAAVSGANGGEKCTTFAACVDLIKAGKEIQYQGPSSIGPFNELNDPSSAFVGIYQFNNKNVPIWATAVEGKS from the coding sequence ATGCGTGAACTTTCACTCCGCACACGTGCGCTCAGTGGTCTAGCTCTCGCAGCAACGTCAGCACTCGTGCTGGCTGGTTGTGCAAGCGGATCTTCTGACAACGCATCTGGCGCGACATACGCCGCTGCTGATTGTGCTGCAGACAGCACCAGCGACAACACATTCAAGGTCGGAACCTTGCTTCCCACCACCGGTAACCTTGCGTTCCTCGGCCCACCCGAAATTGCTGGTGTTGGTCTCGCAGTAGCGGATATCAACGCAGCTGGTGGCGTCAATGGTACCGACGCCTGTGTTTACAACACCGACTCTGGTGACTCCAGCGACATGTCTGTCTCTACGGCATCTGCAGAAGACCTCATTCAGCAGAAGGTGTCCTTCGTTCTTGGTGCTGCATCCTCGAGTGTGTCACTCAACGTAGTTGACGCCATCACCGAAGCAGGCATTGTTCAGATCTCTCCTGCAAACACTGCAGCAGCACTGTCTGGCTACAGCCCCTTCTACTTCCGTGTTGCACCACCAGACACCGTTCAGGGTAACGCTCTAGGCCAGCTCATCACCGGCGACGGAAACTCCAGCGTGGCATTCCTCGTCTTCAACGACTCCTACGGAACCGGTCTTCGTGACTCGACCGAAGCAGCTATCAATGAAGCTGGTGGAGAAGTTGTTTACGGCGGTAAGGGTAAGGGTCAGGAATTCCCCCCTTCTCAGACCACCTTCTCATCTGAGGTCACTGCAGCCCTGGCTGCTAATCCAGACGCACTCGTTGTGATCGCGTTCGATGAGACCAAGGCAATCATCCCCGAGCTCGTTGCTCAGGGTTGGGACATGGCTAACACCTACTTCGTTGACGGTAACACCAGTTCATTCGAAGCAGACTTCGAAGCAGGAACACTTGAGGGTGCTCAGGGAACCATTCCTGGTGCAGCTCCGTCAGACGAGCTCAAAGCATTGCTGAGCAAGTACTGGTCTGACGTGCAGGGTGAAGAACTCACTGACTTCATCTACGCAGCAGAATCCTACGACGCAACCATGCTTGCAGCACTTGCTGCAACCAAGGGTGGCGACAACACCCCAGCAACCATCCAGGCAAACCTGGCTGCAGTTTCTGGTGCTAACGGCGGCGAGAAGTGCACCACCTTCGCAGCCTGTGTCGACCTGATCAAGGCTGGTAAGGAAATTCAGTACCAGGGCCCATCTTCGATTGGTCCCTTCAACGAACTGAACGACCCATCCTCCGCATTTGTTGGTATTTACCAGTTCAACAACAAGAACGTTCCCATCTGGGCAACAGCTGTTGAGGGTAAGTCCTAA
- a CDS encoding helix-turn-helix transcriptional regulator has translation MSEKNTLHLSKVSRTLFYVGTQKANEVGDSFLEDLEHSPFVARELAASQLTNDALVLLQTALTKTGTSQKELADLLGIGESRVSQVLNGDGNIKLTTLARYLKALGYTVSLEAHPVNAGTSQLSRARRSK, from the coding sequence ATGAGTGAAAAGAATACTTTACATTTAAGTAAAGTTTCCCGTACGCTGTTTTATGTGGGAACGCAAAAGGCCAATGAAGTTGGGGATTCATTTCTGGAAGATCTTGAACACTCTCCATTTGTTGCCCGAGAACTTGCAGCATCTCAATTGACAAATGATGCGCTGGTATTGCTCCAGACAGCTTTGACCAAAACTGGGACATCGCAGAAGGAACTAGCTGATCTGCTGGGTATTGGAGAAAGCAGAGTCTCCCAGGTCCTCAACGGTGACGGAAACATAAAGCTCACTACCCTTGCCCGGTACCTCAAAGCCTTGGGATACACGGTGAGCTTAGAAGCTCACCCGGTCAACGCCGGCACTTCCCAGCTTTCTCGGGCCAGAAGATCAAAATGA
- a CDS encoding antitoxin VbhA family protein — protein sequence MTIISSVQISEQSRRKLAIARAIHNGEMENLTVNERTRNDMNEYALGRISVTELIKRGRAQFGLK from the coding sequence ATGACGATAATTTCTAGTGTTCAAATAAGCGAACAATCGAGACGCAAGCTTGCCATTGCACGAGCCATTCACAATGGTGAGATGGAAAATCTCACAGTGAACGAGCGTACCCGCAATGATATGAACGAGTATGCCCTCGGTCGAATCTCAGTTACTGAACTCATCAAGCGAGGCCGGGCACAGTTTGGTCTCAAATAA
- a CDS encoding Fic family protein, protein MVSNNFVDPYKDPETGIFRNLVGARTKEALDEAEANLVPLRELELYSFDELSIDAVSEIQQIHQQLFQDIYDWAGKFRTVDIRKNIEGAEPFLAATQIPAALGYFESNLRDAQQLKNLSRTTFIEQLAKFYDELNFIHPFREGNGRTQRVYWTRIALNAGWEINWLSISGFENDRACRIAAEQKNLGPLHNLFEKSVRKFGPNSYFTSTSGSTLGGSPGYVSPETEAYKGSSN, encoded by the coding sequence TTGGTCTCAAATAACTTTGTAGACCCCTACAAAGATCCTGAGACAGGGATTTTTCGTAACCTCGTTGGTGCGAGAACTAAAGAGGCCTTAGATGAAGCTGAAGCTAACCTGGTTCCTCTGCGCGAGCTAGAGCTCTATTCATTCGATGAATTATCTATAGATGCCGTTTCTGAGATTCAGCAAATCCATCAACAGCTATTTCAAGATATCTACGACTGGGCAGGAAAGTTTAGAACCGTAGATATTAGAAAAAATATCGAAGGCGCTGAGCCATTCTTAGCTGCAACTCAAATTCCAGCTGCTCTGGGTTATTTTGAATCCAATTTGCGAGATGCGCAGCAACTCAAAAACCTTAGCCGTACTACATTTATTGAACAGCTAGCTAAGTTTTATGACGAACTGAACTTTATTCACCCGTTCCGAGAAGGAAACGGCCGAACGCAGCGAGTGTATTGGACTCGAATCGCTCTGAATGCCGGTTGGGAAATAAATTGGCTCTCCATTTCAGGTTTTGAAAATGACCGCGCCTGTCGAATTGCAGCAGAACAAAAGAATTTAGGGCCACTTCATAACCTCTTTGAGAAGTCAGTTCGTAAATTTGGACCCAACTCCTACTTCACAAGCACTTCTGGAAGCACTTTGGGCGGGTCACCGGGATATGTATCTCCAGAAACAGAGGCATATAAAGGTTCCTCTAACTAA
- the guaA gene encoding glutamine-hydrolyzing GMP synthase translates to MSQPQPVLVVDFGAQYAQLIARRVREAGVYSEIVPHSITAAEVSAKNPVGIVLSGGPSSVYEPGSPTLDPAILELGIPVFGICYGFQVMAQALGGTVAQTGGREYGATDVTLQADHALVGGQPVTQTVWMSHGDQVATAPAGFTVVASTDATPVAAFANDERKLYGVQWHPEVKHSECGQDLLENFLHKCAGIPADWNSENVIETQVAAIRAQVGSGRVICGLSGGVDSAVAAAIVHKAVGDQLVCVFVDHGLLRQDERRQVEEDYVKATGIRLVTVDAREQFLTALAGVSDPETKRKIIGREFIRTFEQAERDLMAEAEADGEPIKFLVQGTLYPDVVESGGGSGTANIKSHHNVGGLPEDLQFELVEPLRTLFKDEVRAIGRELGLPHEIVGRQPFPGPGLGIRIVGEVTQERLDLLREADAIVRHELSAAGLDDEIWQCPVVLLADVRSVGVMGDGRTYGHPIVLRPVSSEDAMTADWTRLPYDLLAKISNRITNEVAGVNRVVLDVTSKPPGTIEWE, encoded by the coding sequence GTGAGTCAGCCCCAGCCCGTTCTCGTCGTTGACTTCGGCGCACAATACGCTCAGCTCATTGCTCGTCGCGTGCGCGAAGCTGGGGTGTATTCCGAGATTGTTCCTCACTCCATCACTGCAGCAGAGGTGAGTGCCAAGAACCCAGTCGGTATTGTGCTCTCGGGTGGGCCCTCCAGCGTCTATGAGCCTGGCTCCCCCACGCTGGACCCTGCCATCCTGGAACTCGGCATTCCCGTCTTTGGTATTTGCTACGGCTTCCAGGTCATGGCTCAGGCTCTCGGTGGAACCGTCGCACAAACCGGTGGCCGTGAATACGGTGCTACAGATGTGACCCTCCAGGCTGATCACGCCCTCGTGGGCGGTCAGCCTGTTACCCAGACCGTGTGGATGAGCCACGGTGACCAGGTTGCCACTGCACCTGCAGGCTTCACTGTCGTTGCCTCAACGGACGCAACCCCGGTTGCGGCCTTCGCCAACGACGAGCGCAAACTTTATGGTGTGCAATGGCACCCTGAGGTCAAGCATTCCGAGTGCGGTCAGGACCTGCTGGAGAACTTCTTGCACAAATGTGCTGGTATCCCTGCAGATTGGAACAGCGAGAACGTCATCGAGACTCAGGTGGCTGCTATCCGCGCTCAAGTGGGCTCAGGACGCGTGATCTGTGGTCTTTCTGGTGGTGTTGACTCTGCGGTAGCTGCTGCCATTGTTCACAAGGCTGTCGGCGACCAGCTGGTGTGTGTATTTGTAGACCACGGACTGCTGCGTCAGGACGAGCGCCGTCAGGTTGAAGAAGATTACGTCAAGGCCACCGGTATTCGTTTGGTGACCGTCGATGCCCGCGAACAGTTCCTCACCGCACTTGCGGGTGTGAGTGACCCAGAAACCAAACGTAAGATTATTGGTCGCGAATTTATTCGCACCTTTGAGCAGGCTGAACGCGACCTCATGGCCGAAGCCGAGGCAGATGGGGAACCCATCAAGTTCTTGGTTCAAGGAACTCTCTACCCCGACGTCGTGGAATCTGGTGGTGGCAGTGGAACTGCCAACATCAAGAGCCACCACAACGTCGGTGGTCTTCCCGAAGACCTCCAGTTTGAACTCGTAGAGCCTCTGCGCACCCTCTTCAAGGATGAGGTGCGCGCCATTGGTCGAGAGCTCGGTCTTCCTCACGAGATCGTGGGCCGCCAGCCCTTCCCTGGTCCTGGTTTGGGTATTCGCATCGTGGGTGAGGTCACACAAGAGCGTCTCGACCTGCTGCGCGAAGCAGATGCCATTGTTCGTCATGAACTCAGCGCAGCTGGTCTGGACGATGAGATTTGGCAGTGTCCCGTTGTTCTGCTTGCTGACGTGCGCTCGGTAGGCGTCATGGGTGATGGTCGCACTTATGGTCACCCCATTGTGTTGCGCCCTGTCTCCTCAGAAGACGCCATGACCGCAGACTGGACACGTTTGCCCTATGACCTCCTGGCCAAAATCTCTAACCGCATCACTAATGAGGTAGCAGGGGTCAACCGCGTCGTGCTGGATGTCACCAGCAAGCCGCCAGGAACTATTGAGTGGGAGTAG
- a CDS encoding DUF3817 domain-containing protein, producing the protein MPLAPRAADIPRIPGALKFYKVMSYITGGFLLLLCAEMILKYCIDIRTNSFVWPGGMTNPETGEFVFFEPGYEIEAFGPNGFLALVPSDTVEAINLSLGILIIHGWLYVIYLFAGFRIWSKMRWDFGKLFFIALGGIIPGLSFYVEAKYAKLVEAFLEKQNTTATTQGEAA; encoded by the coding sequence ATGCCTTTAGCCCCTCGCGCCGCTGATATCCCACGAATTCCTGGGGCTCTGAAGTTCTACAAGGTGATGTCCTACATCACCGGTGGCTTCCTGCTGCTGTTGTGTGCAGAGATGATCTTGAAGTACTGCATCGACATTCGCACCAACTCTTTTGTGTGGCCTGGTGGAATGACCAATCCCGAAACCGGTGAGTTTGTCTTCTTCGAACCTGGCTACGAAATCGAAGCCTTTGGGCCCAACGGGTTCTTGGCTCTCGTACCTTCTGACACTGTGGAAGCTATCAACCTCTCGCTGGGCATCTTGATTATCCACGGTTGGCTCTATGTGATTTATCTCTTCGCAGGCTTCCGTATCTGGTCCAAGATGCGCTGGGACTTTGGCAAGCTGTTCTTCATCGCCTTAGGTGGAATCATCCCTGGTCTGTCGTTCTACGTTGAAGCTAAATACGCCAAGCTGGTCGAGGCATTTCTGGAAAAACAGAACACCACCGCCACTACCCAAGGAGAGGCCGCGTGA
- a CDS encoding SURF1 family cytochrome oxidase biogenesis protein, with translation MLKTALKPQWIAFLIFVMAAAAVFAWAGKWQLERAILSSQPVNTESEIVVPLEELQKPTVAISEIAGGHMTEVTGYLAAESYTLLEGRLNYGELGYWLVGRLITPVASLPVALGWTPDEDVALAALAEFNAAPAREEKLYTGRFMPTEAPDIPDPGMDPLSENTLSVASLVNIWPDFAGPVYEGYLIDSEAPAGFEVIESIPPMNEGAVNWLNIFYALEWIIFAGFAFFIWWRLVKDAYERELEEQEQAQGQVN, from the coding sequence ATGCTCAAGACCGCTCTGAAACCGCAGTGGATTGCCTTTCTCATTTTCGTGATGGCTGCCGCTGCTGTTTTTGCGTGGGCAGGAAAGTGGCAGTTAGAACGTGCCATTTTGTCTTCTCAGCCGGTGAACACTGAGTCAGAGATTGTGGTTCCTCTCGAGGAACTGCAGAAGCCCACTGTGGCAATCTCGGAGATTGCCGGTGGGCACATGACAGAAGTCACCGGCTATCTCGCTGCCGAGTCCTACACCCTCTTGGAAGGCAGGCTCAACTATGGCGAGCTTGGCTACTGGCTGGTGGGTCGACTGATCACTCCCGTGGCATCACTTCCTGTGGCTTTGGGCTGGACACCGGATGAGGATGTCGCATTGGCTGCCCTGGCAGAATTCAACGCTGCACCTGCCAGAGAAGAGAAGCTCTACACCGGTCGCTTCATGCCCACCGAAGCGCCGGATATTCCAGACCCCGGCATGGACCCGCTCAGTGAGAACACTCTCTCTGTTGCCTCGCTGGTAAACATCTGGCCTGACTTCGCCGGGCCCGTCTATGAGGGGTACCTCATTGACAGTGAAGCACCTGCTGGGTTTGAGGTCATAGAGTCCATACCGCCCATGAATGAGGGGGCGGTGAACTGGCTCAACATCTTCTATGCACTCGAGTGGATTATCTTTGCTGGCTTTGCGTTCTTTATCTGGTGGCGCTTGGTTAAAGACGCCTACGAGCGTGAACTTGAGGAACAAGAGCAAGCACAGGGACAAGTAAACTAG
- a CDS encoding glycerol-3-phosphate dehydrogenase/oxidase codes for MSQPASASGVQGILSAHTRAEALAAMQSQELDVLVIGGGIVGSGCALDAATRGLTVGIVEAQDWAAGTSSRSSKLVHGGIRYLEQLDFHLVREALIERGLLLQQIAPHLVKPIRFLYTVEHPVWERAYVGAGMLLYDAFSWMGGRRPGVRHHRHLSKRQIGLAAPSLRSSGIIGGMSYYDGRVDDARYVANLVRTAVAKGAFAANRTEVIGFIQEQGAVVGVTVRDVETGNEFPIRAKQIINSTGVWTGETQELVHDGGTLRVRASKGIHIVVPRNRFKSVMGLIMRTEKSVLFVIPWGRHWIIGTTDTDWHYDKVHPSATADDIQYLLDHVNSVLDDPITHDDIEGVYVGLRPLLAGDAESTAKLSREHVVVKPKPGLVLIAGGKWTTYRVMANDAVNAAVEELTAADPGWAIPGSITSAVPLLGAAGYKGAWNRRARTARDSGLTVAQVEHLLNRYGSMTDEVLEIIAQDAAQAQTLPGNPDYLLAEVTYAVTHEGALHIEDVLTRRTRVNIETRDRGVAAAPVVAKILGKHLGWSAAQEKAEVKNYRLAIEAEFAAEQQTTDEAANAIRTAVPNIVEAPA; via the coding sequence ATGTCTCAGCCAGCTTCAGCTTCGGGTGTTCAGGGAATTCTTAGTGCACACACCCGCGCTGAAGCTTTGGCTGCCATGCAGTCACAGGAACTGGATGTTCTTGTCATTGGTGGCGGCATTGTGGGTTCCGGGTGTGCCCTCGATGCGGCAACCCGTGGATTAACTGTCGGCATTGTGGAAGCACAGGACTGGGCGGCAGGAACCTCGAGTCGTTCTTCCAAGTTGGTGCACGGTGGTATTCGCTATCTAGAACAGTTGGACTTCCATCTTGTTCGAGAAGCACTCATTGAACGTGGTCTGTTGTTGCAGCAGATTGCTCCGCACCTGGTTAAGCCCATTCGTTTCCTCTACACCGTGGAGCACCCCGTCTGGGAGCGCGCCTATGTGGGGGCAGGCATGCTGCTCTATGACGCCTTCTCGTGGATGGGCGGACGCCGCCCAGGAGTGCGCCACCACCGTCACCTGAGCAAACGTCAGATTGGTTTAGCAGCTCCTAGCTTGCGCTCCTCCGGCATCATCGGCGGCATGAGCTATTACGACGGACGCGTGGATGATGCGCGCTATGTGGCGAACCTGGTTCGCACTGCGGTCGCCAAAGGCGCCTTCGCGGCGAACCGCACCGAGGTGATTGGTTTCATCCAAGAACAGGGTGCTGTCGTGGGCGTGACCGTGCGGGATGTGGAGACCGGAAACGAATTCCCCATTCGCGCCAAGCAGATCATTAACTCCACCGGAGTATGGACGGGGGAAACCCAAGAGCTCGTGCACGATGGTGGCACGCTGCGCGTGCGAGCATCGAAGGGAATCCACATCGTGGTTCCCCGGAATCGCTTCAAGTCCGTCATGGGCTTGATCATGCGCACCGAAAAGAGTGTGCTCTTTGTTATTCCCTGGGGACGCCACTGGATTATTGGCACCACCGATACGGACTGGCACTACGACAAAGTGCACCCCTCTGCTACCGCAGACGATATTCAATACTTACTTGACCACGTGAACTCAGTGCTCGACGACCCCATTACTCATGACGACATTGAGGGTGTGTATGTGGGTCTGAGGCCATTGCTGGCAGGAGATGCTGAATCCACGGCCAAGCTCAGCCGGGAACACGTGGTGGTCAAGCCCAAGCCTGGCCTTGTCCTCATTGCTGGAGGCAAGTGGACTACCTACCGTGTCATGGCGAATGACGCTGTCAATGCTGCCGTGGAGGAGCTCACCGCAGCTGATCCTGGCTGGGCTATTCCCGGCAGCATCACCTCTGCTGTTCCCCTGTTAGGCGCTGCCGGATACAAAGGTGCCTGGAACAGACGTGCTCGCACCGCACGCGATAGTGGGCTCACCGTTGCCCAGGTAGAGCACCTGCTGAACCGGTATGGCTCCATGACTGATGAGGTGCTGGAGATCATTGCGCAGGATGCTGCCCAAGCACAGACTCTGCCAGGAAACCCGGACTATCTGCTGGCAGAGGTGACCTATGCGGTTACCCACGAAGGTGCTCTGCACATTGAAGATGTGCTCACACGTCGTACGCGCGTCAACATTGAAACTCGCGACCGCGGCGTTGCCGCGGCACCTGTTGTGGCGAAGATTCTCGGCAAACACCTGGGCTGGAGCGCAGCACAAGAAAAGGCCGAAGTGAAGAACTATCGCCTGGCCATCGAGGCAGAGTTTGCTGCCGAACAGCAAACCACTGACGAGGCTGCGAACGCTATCCGTACTGCCGTTCCCAACATTGTTGAGGCTCCGGCCTAA
- a CDS encoding GuaB3 family IMP dehydrogenase-related protein, translating into MTEIEIGRSKRARRAFAFDDIAVVPSRRTRDPQDVSVSWSIDAYQFEIPILAAPMDSVVSPETAIAMGKHGGVGVLNLEGVWTRYENPLPVLSEIRSLPAATATKRMQEIYAEPIKAELITARLAEIRAAGVTVAAALSPQRTQEFYQTVVNAGVDLFVIRGNTVSAEHVSKETEALNLKKFIYELDVPVIVGGAATYTAALHLMRTGAAGVLVGFGGGAATTTRASLGIHAPMATALADIAGARRDYMDESGGRYVHVIADGGLGTSGDVVKAIACGADAVMLGSALARATEAPGGGWHWGQEAHHEELPRGNRVHVGQVAPLEQLLYGPATVADGSANIVGALRRSMATTGYSDLKEFQRVEVVVSPYNPAAHGATTMSLADPVL; encoded by the coding sequence GTGACTGAAATTGAAATTGGGCGTTCAAAGCGCGCACGCCGGGCGTTCGCCTTTGACGACATTGCTGTCGTTCCCTCCCGGCGCACACGTGACCCTCAGGACGTTTCGGTGTCCTGGAGTATTGACGCCTACCAGTTTGAGATTCCTATCCTGGCTGCCCCGATGGACTCGGTGGTCTCCCCCGAGACCGCTATTGCCATGGGCAAACACGGTGGTGTGGGGGTGCTCAACCTCGAAGGTGTGTGGACCCGCTACGAGAACCCTCTGCCTGTTCTTTCTGAGATACGTTCTCTCCCTGCAGCAACGGCTACCAAGCGTATGCAGGAAATTTATGCTGAGCCCATCAAGGCAGAGCTCATTACTGCCCGCTTGGCTGAGATTCGCGCTGCCGGTGTGACAGTCGCTGCAGCACTGTCACCGCAGCGCACACAGGAGTTTTACCAAACGGTTGTCAACGCTGGTGTTGACCTGTTTGTGATTCGTGGTAACACGGTCTCGGCAGAGCACGTCTCGAAAGAAACTGAGGCACTGAACCTCAAGAAGTTCATCTATGAACTAGACGTTCCGGTCATTGTTGGTGGCGCAGCCACCTACACCGCAGCGCTGCACTTAATGCGCACCGGTGCTGCCGGTGTCCTGGTTGGTTTTGGTGGTGGCGCCGCCACGACCACACGTGCTTCGTTGGGTATTCACGCACCCATGGCCACTGCCTTGGCAGATATTGCCGGTGCACGCCGCGACTACATGGATGAGTCTGGTGGCCGCTACGTCCACGTCATCGCAGATGGTGGCTTAGGCACCTCTGGTGACGTGGTCAAGGCGATTGCCTGTGGTGCTGACGCTGTCATGCTTGGTTCTGCTCTAGCTCGTGCGACAGAGGCTCCTGGTGGTGGATGGCACTGGGGCCAGGAAGCACATCACGAAGAGCTTCCGCGTGGTAACCGGGTGCACGTGGGCCAGGTTGCTCCGTTGGAACAGCTTCTCTATGGTCCTGCCACCGTCGCCGACGGTAGCGCCAACATTGTTGGCGCCCTGCGTCGCTCCATGGCCACCACGGGATACTCCGACCTGAAAGAGTTCCAGCGGGTTGAGGTTGTGGTTTCTCCTTACAACCCTGCGGCACACGGTGCCACCACGATGTCTTTGGCAGATCCGGTTCTCTAA